ATTGCCGTCGCCTTCAGGCGGCGGAGGTGGAAGTTCATGCTTACTAATGATATTAAGTTTACCTAATGACGATTGACTAGCAACTAATGACAAAACCAATTTTCCTGTTTGATTGGCGTGTACCCAATATCCTTTCCCCGGCTTGATGGTGTCTGTAAGTTCATAACCCCGATTATATTCGTACACTCCGGACGTAAATAATACAGAAGGAATCGGAGAGAGATACTTTACTGCAAACGGCGAACTGATAGAACCAATCAAATTCCATCCCTCAGCAACATTGAATGTATCAACCGAACGTGCAACACCGGTAAGATTGACACTTCCCGATGAAGCGAACTTCAACCAATATCCTTTTCCGTTACGAAGTGTTTCAGCAACAGCATATCCGCTTCCCGTGTAAGCAAAAGCCGAAGAAGTTGCAGACGGAAACAGGTTGCTACGCCGATAATCCGAAACAGTTAAAGGTACAGAAATAAGATTCCATCGTTCGTTCATGGTTACTGTTACAGTTACTTCTCCCCCGATAGTTCTGAATTTCCATGTTGATGACCAAGCCGATGTATCGCTTCCGCTCACAGAACGAAGTCTCCAGTAATGCCATGTTGCAGTTGGCAATTCAAACAAATCTTTCGTTGAAGCGGTAACTCCACTGTTAAACAAAACACTGGTAAACGCACTATCATATCCAACCTGAAGAATAAATGAAGTGACGCCGCATGGTCGTTGCCAAGTTAACGTTGTGGCAACAGGAACATTCATCGCGCCGTTCGAAGGATTTGTAAGTGCCGGCGTTAAGAGCGTCCCTTCTCTTGTTGTAAAACGATATGTTGTTGACCACTCGCTTGTACCGTAATCATTCGTTCCCTTCACGCGCCAATAATACGTTGTTGTTGCCAGCAACCCAAGAATTGTTTTTGAAGTTTGCACAATATTGTTTGAATCAAACATGATGGAAACAAAAAGTGAATCTGTGGAAACTTGCAACCTGTAATACGAAGCGCCGGGAGCCGCATTCCATCGCAATACAGGATTGAGTGAAACACATGTTGAATCATTGCCGGGACTTGCAAGAGTCGGTGTGTACGGTTCGCCGCCCCACGTTTTGAATTTCCATATTCCCGACCATGATGACGTATCGCTTCCGTTCACGGAACGCAATCTCCAGTAATGCCATGTACCGTTCAATAATTCTGTAAAGTCATACCATGTCCTGTTAATTCCACCGCAACTGAAAATCATATTGGAGAATAATGAATCATAAGCAACCTGCAAGATAAATGTCGGGGCGTTGCAGGGTTGGTCCCAATACAATCGAATCGAATTGGGAAGTCCTGTTCTTCCGTTTTCCGGGAGTAATTGTGAAGGAGAACTCAACACACCTGAGCGGGTTGTAAAGTGTAATGTTGCTGACCAACTACTTGAACCACTTGTATTTGAAGCATTCACTCTCCAAAAATATTTTGTCGTCGGTAACAAACCGGAAACAGTGAGAGACGTTGTCGTGATGTTGTTTGAATCAACAGTAACGACTGCAAATGTTGAATCGGTTGAAATCTGAATCCGGTATGAAGTTGCCCCTTGCGAACTATTCCATAGAAATGTAGGAGCGAGCGAAACACACGTTGTATCGTTCGATGGATTCACGGGGAGCGGTGCATTCGGTGCATGTGCCGTCATTCCGTTCCATATGGAAAAATAATACGCGGGCTTTCCTCCTGCTATCTGGAACAACCCTCCGACATACAACTCACCCAGATTGTTCAATGCCAGCGCACGGACTTCATTATCAACTCCGCTTCCGAGCGCAGACCATGTTTGCGATGAATCATTCCACATCGCAATGTTACTGACTGTATCACTTCCTGCAATATTAAAAAATCCGCCTGCATAGACTGTGTTATTTTTCGTGGCGATTGTCCCGACAAAACCACCTCCATAATAATTCACTCCAGAACCAAGCGCTGACCAGGTTTGAGTAAGACTGTTCCACTTCGCGATATTTTTCGCGCTCACTCCTCCGGCATTCTCAAATTCTCCTCCAACGAATACTTCGTTTCCATTCACAGCAAGTGCAAAGACCTGATAATCGGTTCCACTTCCAAGCGCAGACCATGTCGTTCCATTCCAACGAGCAACATAATTTGCCGGAGCGCCGCCTGCGGTTGTAAATTCTCCTCCGACATAGACGAAGGAATCCGTCACAGCAATTGCATTTACTCTTCCATTCAAACCGCTTCCAAGCGCCGACCACCCACCGGTAGGCGACCATTTTGCAATTGAGTTAACTGCAACTCCACCAGCAGATGTAAAATTTCCTCCGACAAATACTTCATTGCCGCGAACTGCAAGTCCCAGTCTCGTTCCCCAGCCACCGGTTAATCCGCTTCCCATCGGATTCCAAGTCTGTGTTGCATAATTCCAACGCGCAATATTATTTACAGGATTTCCTCCCGCAGATAATAAAGTACCGGCAACGAATACATCCTCATTCGTCGAGGCAACCGCGAACACCTGATTTCTTACTCCGCTCCAGAGTGAATCCCATTTCCCGTTTGAATATTTTGTAATCGCTGTTGTACGAACGCCGCCGGGAAATCCAAATCCGCCACCAACATATAATTCCGTTTCAGCAGGATTGAATCCCATCGCAAAGACATTGTAATCCAACCCTTTTCCGAGAGCGTTCCATGAATGGTCAGTATAGTTCCATCGGGCGATACGAAAATGAAAACTACTCTGAGAAAGTACAAACCCACCGACAGCATATAAGTTGTCATTGGTTGAAAATAGTTTGGTTGGTGCAACATCGAAGGATTCACCTCCGATACCCGACCATTGGTCAGTAACATAATTCCATTTTGCAATGCGGTGGATATAATTTCCATTCACAGTGTCAAAAACACCGCTCAAAAAGACATTGTCTCCGGTAACTTCCATGTCGCTTCCAGCCAAACTTAATCCTGTACCGATTGGAGACCATTCACCACCAACAAAACGTGCGAAATGATTCACTCTCACACCTCCGGCGCCACCGGAAAAAAGAAAGTTGCCTGTCGCATACAACACTCCATTGATTACCTCCAGATCTGCCACTTCAGCCCATCCGTTCTCACCGATTTCTAATCCTAAACCAACCTGACTCCACGTTGAGCCATTCCACACAGCGACATTCTTCGCAGGTTGGTGTCCGGCTGAGTCGAATAATCCTCCCACAAAAATATTTTCCCCAACGATAGCCATTGTATTGATTCCACCACTCGGCGCCTGATTCATTCCACTTCCCAGCGTATCCCACACATTGGTAACAATATTATACCGCGCAATATGATTCGCCGGCAAGCCGCCTGCAATTGTAAATGTTCCCCCGACATACAACCAATCGCCGGAGCGTTTCAACGCCAACACCATTCCGTCTGTACCGCTTCCGAGCGCCGACCATGAAGAGCCATTCCACTTCGCGATTCCGTTCACGGTAACTCCACCCGCTTCACGAAAATTTCCACCGATGTACAAATCATTTCCATTCACGAGTATCGTTTTCACTTTTGATGGATTCCCATACACGGG
This region of Ignavibacteriota bacterium genomic DNA includes:
- a CDS encoding T9SS type A sorting domain-containing protein — encoded protein: MADLFFFVFPDYPLQKGISMFIVSRISLSIALPAMATLLFSFSLFTQIPGDEKWSDEFGYIGTNNTVLSVAGTDNALYIGGDFTQAGGNTANCIAKWNGRMFAEVGGGTSGGMLPVYGNPSKVKTILVNGNDLYIGGNFREAGGVTVNGIAKWNGSSWSALGSGTDGMVLALKRSGDWLYVGGTFTIAGGLPANHIARYNIVTNVWDTLGSGMNQAPSGGINTMAIVGENIFVGGLFDSAGHQPAKNVAVWNGSTWSQVGLGLEIGENGWAEVADLEVINGVLYATGNFLFSGGAGGVRVNHFARFVGGEWSPIGTGLSLAGSDMEVTGDNVFLSGVFDTVNGNYIHRIAKWNYVTDQWSGIGGESFDVAPTKLFSTNDNLYAVGGFVLSQSSFHFRIARWNYTDHSWNALGKGLDYNVFAMGFNPAETELYVGGGFGFPGGVRTTAITKYSNGKWDSLWSGVRNQVFAVASTNEDVFVAGTLLSAGGNPVNNIARWNYATQTWNPMGSGLTGGWGTRLGLAVRGNEVFVGGNFTSAGGVAVNSIAKWSPTGGWSALGSGLNGRVNAIAVTDSFVYVGGEFTTAGGAPANYVARWNGTTWSALGSGTDYQVFALAVNGNEVFVGGEFENAGGVSAKNIAKWNSLTQTWSALGSGVNYYGGGFVGTIATKNNTVYAGGFFNIAGSDTVSNIAMWNDSSQTWSALGSGVDNEVRALALNNLGELYVGGLFQIAGGKPAYYFSIWNGMTAHAPNAPLPVNPSNDTTCVSLAPTFLWNSSQGATSYRIQISTDSTFAVVTVDSNNITTTSLTVSGLLPTTKYFWRVNASNTSGSSSWSATLHFTTRSGVLSSPSQLLPENGRTGLPNSIRLYWDQPCNAPTFILQVAYDSLFSNMIFSCGGINRTWYDFTELLNGTWHYWRLRSVNGSDTSSWSGIWKFKTWGGEPYTPTLASPGNDSTCVSLNPVLRWNAAPGASYYRLQVSTDSLFVSIMFDSNNIVQTSKTILGLLATTTYYWRVKGTNDYGTSEWSTTYRFTTREGTLLTPALTNPSNGAMNVPVATTLTWQRPCGVTSFILQVGYDSAFTSVLFNSGVTASTKDLFELPTATWHYWRLRSVSGSDTSAWSSTWKFRTIGGEVTVTVTMNERWNLISVPLTVSDYRRSNLFPSATSSAFAYTGSGYAVAETLRNGKGYWLKFASSGSVNLTGVARSVDTFNVAEGWNLIGSISSPFAVKYLSPIPSVLFTSGVYEYNRGYELTDTIKPGKGYWVHANQTGKLVLSLVASQSSLGKLNIISKHELPPPPPEGDGNIEPQTSNLKPETFMLEQNYPNPFNPSTIIRYQLPVDSWVTLKVYNVLGEEVAKLADGLQVSGFRFIEWDASGLSSGMYMYRMTAGKFQQTRKLILLK